In Miscanthus floridulus cultivar M001 chromosome 5, ASM1932011v1, whole genome shotgun sequence, one genomic interval encodes:
- the LOC136450056 gene encoding rust resistance kinase Lr10-like, whose translation MANSCAFHPSATWQVLLVSISVAAVLAADPGGQGQCPPFSCGDLHNISYPFRRPGDPTECGMQAYQLVCSSKATIRINTGTYFVTSINYTDRSFWVVDASLDVHSNCPLPRWDQLPYPHGEYVGYKYGSDSRYYNLVTATYLWACFINCSQAVTDIRWYKPVTCLTANNSFVYVSFETCDVKFLDPSCGYLAMIPFGSQDNAYPELMNASDTDIIKLVKKGFSVSFPRDSPFVDSPHNASWIFKMCLKNSTSYFHDQLSGTSILKWTRAFFWTESHFTQCVDYYHTPNVFDKERIVIAIVSAISMAKLHFVLCRLLIPALVVLVFLAHKYWKTRITIDAVEKFLQMQQMIGPVRFAYTDITAITSHFRDKLGQGGYGSVYKGVLLPGNVEVAVKILGNSHCNGDEFISEVSTIGRIHHINVVRLVGFCAEEMRRALLYEYMSHGSLDRYIFSAKRSFSWDKLNEIALGIARGINYLHLGCDMQILHFDIKPHNILLDSNFVPKVADFGLAKLYPRDHSFVPASAMRGTIGYIAPEMVSRSFGAISSKSNVYSFGMLLLEMAGG comes from the exons ATGGCGAACTCATGTGCATTTCATCCTTCAGCTACTTGGCAAGTTTTACTTGTCTCTATTTCTGTGGCTGCAGTCCTTGCTGCAGATCCTGGGGGCCAAGGTCAGTGCCCTCCTTTCTCCTGTGGTGATCTTCACAACATATCCTACCCCTTCCGCAGGCCAGGCGACCCAACTGAGTGTGGCATGCAAGCTTACCAACTAGTCTGCAGCAGCAAGGCCACAATTCGCATCAACACAGGGACATACTTTGTGACCAGCATCAACTATACCGATCGGTCCTTCTGGGTTGTAGATGCCAGCTTGGATGTGCACAGTAATTGCCCTCTTCCTCGTTGGGATCAGCTTCCTTACCCACATGGGGAATATGTGGGATATAAGTATGGAAGTGATTCTCGTTACTACAATTTGGTCACTGCAACCTATCTTTGGGCATGCTTCATAAATTGTTCGCAAGCAGTAACAGATATTAGATGGTACAAGCCTGTTACTTGCCTGACTGCAAACAATTCGTTTGTTTATGTCTCATTTGAGACTTGCGATGTAAAGTTTCTTGATCCCTCTTGTGGGTATTTGGCCATGATCCCCTTTGGTAGCCAGGATAATGCATACCCAGAGCTTATGAATGCCAGTGATACAGATATCATAAAATTGGTAAAGAAGGGGTTTTCTGTTAGCTTTCCAAGGGATTCACCTTTTGTAGATTCTCCCCACAATGCTTCTTGGATTTTTAAAATGTGCCTGAAAAATTCAACCAG CTACTTCCATGATCAATTATCTGGCACAAGCATCTTAAAATGGACTCGTGCTTTCTTCTGGACTGAATCACATTTCACACAATGTGTAGACTATTACCATACCCCAAATGTCTTTGACAAGGAGAGGATTGTGATAGCCATAGTATCAGCTATAAGCATGGCCAAGTTACATTTTG TATTATGCAGGCTCCTAATCCCTGCACTGGTAGTACTCGTATTCCTTGCTCACAAGTACTGGAAAACAAGGATAACGATCGATGCAGTCGAGAAGTTCCTCCAGATGCAACAAATGATTGGTCCAGTTAGGTTTGCCTACACAGACATTACTGCGATCACTAGCCATTTTAGAGACAAGCTGGGTCAAGGTGGATACGGCTCTGTATACAAGGGTGTGCTACTCCCAGGCAATGTGGAAGTAGCCGTCAAGATACTAGGCAACTCCCACTGCAATGGGGATGAGTTCATCAGTGAGGTCTCCACCATCGGCAGGATCCACCACATCAACGTTGTTCGTCTTGTGGGCTTCTGTGCAGAGGAAATGAGGAGGGCATTGTTGTATGAGTACATGTCCCATGGTTCTCTTGACAGGTATATATTCTCGGCCAAGAGAAGTTTCTCTTGGGATAAGCTCAATGAGATTGCTTTGGGCATTGCAAGGGGAATCAACTACTTGCATCTGGGTTGCGATATGCAGATCCTTCACTTTGACATCAAACCACATAACATCCTTCTTGATAGCAATTTTGTCCCAAAAGTTGCAGACTTTGGTCTCGCCAAGTTATACCCGAGGGACCATAGCTTTGTGCCAGCGAGCGCCATGCGGGGAACTATTGGGTACATAGCTCCTGAAATGGTATCTCGTAGCTTTGGCGCCATATCAAGCAAATCTAATGTTTATAGCTTTGGTATGCTACTGTTAGAGATGGCGGGAGGGTGA
- the LOC136452313 gene encoding LOW QUALITY PROTEIN: sugar transport protein MST8-like (The sequence of the model RefSeq protein was modified relative to this genomic sequence to represent the inferred CDS: deleted 1 base in 1 codon) produces the protein MAGGSFTEKGKQYPGKMTVFVFLACLVASSGGLIFGYDIGISGGVTSMDPFLKQFFPSVYAKEQEVVETNQYCKFDSVLLTLFTSSLYLAALVASLFAGYITSRCGRRVSMLGGGAIFLVGAVLNGLAQNVAMLIIGRIFLGIGVGFSNQSVPLYLSEMAPAKMRGMLNISFQLMITIGILIANLINYFTAKIAGGWGWRIGLGLAAIPAVIMVGGSIFLPDTPNSLVARGKVESARAMLRRIRGTEDVSLEFDDLLAASEATKAIENPWRTLLQRRYRPQLVMALLIPTLQQLTGINVVMFYAPVLFKTIGFGGTASLMSAVITGLVNMFATFVSIATVDRLGRRKLLLQGGIQMILAQFVLGTLIAVKFGTTGVAVISRSYAIGVVFCICVFVSAFAWSWGPLGWLVPSEIFPLEIRSAAQSAVVVFNMIFTFVIAQIFLMLLCHLKFGLFYFFGAWEIAMTLFVYFFLPETKGIPIEEMDRIWANHWYWKRFVDGGRKVELTSTAV, from the exons ATGGCTGGCGGCAGCTTCACCGAGAAGGGCAAGCAATATCCGGGGAAGATGACGGTGTTCGTCTTCCTCGCCTGCCTCGTCGCCTCCTCCGGCGGCCTCATCTTCGGATACGACATTGGCATCTCAG GCGGTGTGACGTCCATGGACCCGTTCCTGAAGCAATTCTTCCCGTCGGTGTACGCCAAGGAGcaggaggtggtggagaccaacCAGTACTGCAAGTTCGACAGCGTGCTGCTGACGCTCTTCACCTCCTCGCTCTACCTTGCCGCGCTCGTCGCCTCCCTCTTCGCCGGCTACATCACCAGCAGGTGTGGCCGCAGGGTGTCcatgctcggcggcggcgccatcTTCCTCGTCGGCGCCGTCCTCAACGGCCTCGCCCAGAACGTCGCCATGCTCATCATCGGCAGGATCTTCCTCGGCATCGGCGTCGGGTTCAGCAATCAG TCCGTACCGCTGTACCTGTCGGAGATGGCGCCGGCGAAGATGCGGGGCATGCTCAACATCAGCTTCCAGCTCATGATCACCATCGGcatcctcatcgccaacctcatcAACTACTTCACGGCCAAGATCGCCGGCGGCTGGGGCTGGCGCATCGGCCTCGGCCTGGCCGCCATCCCGGCCGTCATCATGGTGGGCGGCTCCATCTTTCTCCCGGACACGCCCAACTCCCTGGTCGCCCGGGGCAAGGTGGAGAGCGCGCGCGCCATGCTCCGCCGCATCCGCGGCACGGAGGACGTCTCGCTGGAGTTTGACGACCTCCTGGCGGCCAGCGAGGCGACCAAGGCCATCGAGAACCCGTGGCGGACCCTCCTGCAGCGCCGGTACCGGCCGCAGCTGGTGATGGCGCTCCTCATCCCGACGCTGCAGCAGCTCACGGGGATCAACGTCGTCATGTTCTACGCTCCCGTGCTCTTCAAGACCATCGGCTTCGGCGGCACCGCCTCGCTCATGTCGGCCGTCATCACCGGCCTCGTCAACATGTTCGCCACCTTCGTCtccatcgccaccgtcgaccgacTCGGCCGCCGCAAGCTGCTCCTCCAGGGCGGCATCCAAATGATCCTTGCCCAG TTCGTGCTTGGGACGTTGATCGCCGTCAAGTTCGGGACGACGGGCGTGGCAGTGATCTCGCGGTCGTACGCGATCGGGGTGGTGTTCTGCATCTGCGTGTTCGTGTCGGCGTTCGCCTGGTCGTGGGGGCCGCTGGGGTGGTTGGTGCCCAGCGAGATCTTCCCGCTGGAGATCCGGTCGGCA GCGCAGAGCGCGGTGGTCGTCTTCAACATGATCTTCACCTTCGTCATCGCGCAGATCTTCCTCATGCTGCTCTGCCACCTCAAGTTCGGCCTCTTCTACTTCTTCGGCGCCTGGGAGATCGCCATGACGCTCTTCGTCTACTTCTTCCTGCCGGAGACCAAGGGGATTCCCATAGAGGAGATGGACCGGATCTGGGCCAACCACTGGTACTGGAAGCGGTTCGTCGACGGCGGCCGGAAGGTCGAGCTCACGTCCACCGCCGTATAA